A DNA window from Haladaptatus cibarius D43 contains the following coding sequences:
- a CDS encoding metal-dependent hydrolase has translation MVDVSGHFGMALLFAAPAWAIWGRRGAIGFTAFALVTSMLPDVDLALRHVLPVSHHGITHTFLFVAVVSVLCGAVSARFLTTSLNANRWIRSTEITGETVFVFATAGLLTGGISHIFADLLSAPDIAAPLSPLWPVYSDPIIIDVIYYDSPLWNFGLLAVAIGVHLVLAKNRRYPLDTRYRLGEFR, from the coding sequence ATGGTTGATGTGAGTGGGCATTTCGGGATGGCGTTGTTGTTCGCCGCGCCAGCGTGGGCCATCTGGGGTCGCCGCGGGGCGATCGGATTCACGGCCTTTGCATTGGTGACGTCAATGCTTCCGGACGTGGATTTGGCACTCCGGCATGTACTTCCTGTTTCCCACCACGGTATCACGCACACGTTCCTGTTCGTCGCGGTTGTGAGCGTCCTCTGCGGAGCAGTCAGCGCGCGATTTCTCACCACGTCATTGAACGCGAATCGGTGGATTCGCAGCACCGAAATCACCGGAGAAACGGTGTTCGTCTTCGCTACCGCCGGACTTCTCACGGGCGGAATCAGCCACATTTTTGCCGACCTGCTTTCGGCACCTGACATCGCCGCCCCGCTGTCGCCGCTCTGGCCCGTGTACAGCGACCCCATCATCATCGACGTTATCTACTACGACTCACCGCTTTGGAACTTCGGCCTTCTTGCGGTGGCCATCGGAGTGCACCTCGTTCTCGCCAAAAATCGCCGATACCCGCTCGACACTCGCTACCGTCTCGGCGAATTTCGATAA